A region from the Kineothrix sp. IPX-CK genome encodes:
- a CDS encoding DUF6077 domain-containing protein — protein MKNSETEQTVMIVVKILGIILWMFVLPFCIGLIPLRWIPKEKTNIGVVFIAGYIIMLPMCWLVTVPAILLVKYDSFLVMVRFFTIGMAIAAAAGVALSAWAIKKKRWVSLKPAFRWTDVSIEEKIEWVLFLVLIAFQLYKAFTLTSFDGDDAEYVAQSLVTQQSNTMYLIMPYTGGTTSLDIRHSLAVLPIWIAYVGRMTGIHTTILAHSVIPFVFIPLTYVVYFEIGKQLLRKKKEFLPAFMVFMALLQIFGNVSIYTNETFFLTRTWQGKSLAANFVLPLIVCLLLWIFDKENEHKTSGEERLGEKESTFGLWLLLWLTNMTAGVCTSMVVFLGAVMVAVIAFWMMIAERKFSVLVKAGIVCIPNVAYMILYLLLHV, from the coding sequence ATGAAGAATAGTGAAACGGAGCAGACAGTAATGATTGTAGTTAAAATTTTAGGCATTATATTATGGATGTTTGTGCTTCCCTTTTGTATCGGACTGATTCCCTTGCGATGGATACCGAAGGAAAAGACAAATATAGGCGTCGTGTTCATCGCCGGTTATATCATCATGCTTCCGATGTGCTGGCTGGTGACGGTGCCTGCGATACTTCTTGTGAAATATGACAGCTTTCTTGTCATGGTACGCTTTTTTACCATTGGCATGGCGATTGCGGCAGCAGCAGGAGTAGCCCTAAGTGCATGGGCGATTAAGAAGAAACGGTGGGTGTCTTTAAAACCGGCATTTCGGTGGACTGACGTTTCAATAGAAGAGAAAATAGAATGGGTTTTGTTTTTGGTGCTCATCGCCTTCCAGCTCTATAAAGCCTTCACTCTCACCTCATTTGACGGAGACGATGCGGAATATGTGGCGCAGTCACTTGTGACCCAGCAGAGCAATACGATGTATCTGATCATGCCGTATACAGGCGGGACAACCTCCTTGGACATAAGGCATTCTCTGGCGGTGCTGCCTATATGGATCGCATATGTGGGAAGAATGACGGGAATCCATACGACTATATTGGCGCATAGCGTCATTCCTTTTGTGTTCATTCCGCTGACCTATGTGGTTTACTTTGAGATCGGCAAACAGCTTTTGCGTAAGAAAAAAGAGTTCCTGCCGGCATTTATGGTGTTTATGGCTTTATTGCAAATATTCGGAAATGTGTCTATTTATACCAACGAGACCTTTTTTCTGACAAGGACATGGCAGGGAAAATCTCTGGCGGCAAATTTCGTTCTTCCTCTCATCGTATGTCTGCTGCTGTGGATATTCGATAAGGAGAATGAGCATAAGACATCCGGGGAGGAACGCTTAGGAGAAAAGGAAAGCACTTTTGGCCTATGGCTCCTCTTATGGCTTACAAATATGACTGCGGGGGTATGTACCTCCATGGTGGTATTCCTCGGAGCGGTGATGGTAGCGGTTATTGCGTTCTGGATGATGATAGCGGAGCGGAAATTCAGCGTGCTCGTTAAGGCGGGGATCGTATGCATACCCAATGTTGCCTATATGATACTGTATTTGCTTTTGCACGTTTAA
- a CDS encoding ABC transporter ATP-binding protein — protein sequence METSIEHSGRNVNEYKTLNEYKTLMEIKDLHFSYTEGEEILKGLNFALDERTTAIIGQNGAGKTTFVKLLKGLLRPTAGAVVFEGKDIRDMTVAQLARHIGMVFQNPNDQIFKNRVLDEVMFGPLKIGMGEAAAREKSLEALNLVGLSGHENENPYDLGLSSRKLVAIASIVAMDPKVIIFDEPTIAQDYYGKERIKSVIRKLRSEGVTVITIIHDMDFVADVFERVIVFAKGGVLLDGSAKEVFADETILKEAYLEQPNVTRLCQSLGYEEVFLNTDEFVAYQRKKQG from the coding sequence ATGGAAACGAGTATAGAACACTCAGGCAGGAATGTTAATGAGTATAAAACACTCAATGAGTATAAGACACTCATGGAAATTAAAGATTTACATTTCTCTTATACCGAAGGAGAGGAAATCTTAAAAGGGCTTAATTTCGCTCTTGACGAGAGGACAACTGCTATTATCGGGCAAAATGGTGCGGGAAAGACTACTTTTGTAAAACTGCTGAAGGGTTTGCTTCGGCCTACGGCGGGAGCGGTAGTGTTTGAGGGAAAGGATATACGCGATATGACGGTGGCACAGCTGGCCAGGCATATCGGTATGGTTTTCCAGAATCCCAACGATCAGATTTTTAAGAACCGCGTTCTTGACGAGGTTATGTTCGGACCTTTGAAAATAGGTATGGGAGAGGCTGCAGCCAGGGAAAAATCGTTAGAGGCGCTGAATCTGGTAGGATTGTCTGGCCATGAGAATGAAAATCCTTACGACCTTGGCTTATCCAGCCGGAAGCTTGTGGCAATCGCTTCCATCGTGGCGATGGACCCTAAGGTAATCATATTCGACGAGCCTACGATTGCTCAGGATTATTATGGAAAAGAACGGATCAAATCGGTAATCCGCAAGCTGAGAAGTGAGGGTGTCACTGTCATTACCATCATTCACGATATGGATTTTGTAGCCGATGTTTTTGAGCGTGTTATCGTGTTTGCAAAGGGAGGAGTGCTTCTTGACGGCAGTGCGAAAGAGGTTTTCGCGGACGAGACCATTTTGAAGGAGGCTTATCTGGAGCAGCCAAACGTGACCAGACTTTGCCAGAGCCTTGGCTATGAAGAGGTTTTTTTGAATACCGACGAATTTGTAGCTTATCAGCGTAAGAAACAAGGGTGA
- a CDS encoding energy-coupling factor ABC transporter ATP-binding protein gives MAVSTNHSKIIVENLKYKYLATEFLALDGISFSVEQGEFIGIIGKNDSGKSTLCQAIAGLVPNFHKGAYGGRIMIDELEVKNVDLDELCKKVGIVFQNPFNQVTGSKLTVYEEIAFGLENLGIERQEMIRRIDEAMELLDIMKYKDREPFDLSGGQMQRMAIAGIIAMQPEVIVLDEPTSQLDPQGREEVYQAVQKLSKKGITIFMVEHNMEKIASYSDRVLLLDGGKLIDFDTPQRIFSREDLDTYGVEPPAFMKICRELNLRNAKTGCYPVTLEEAYDLLSKERREM, from the coding sequence ATGGCAGTGAGTACCAATCACTCAAAGATAATCGTAGAAAACTTAAAATACAAATATCTTGCAACAGAATTTCTGGCTCTGGACGGGATTTCCTTTTCTGTGGAGCAAGGTGAATTCATCGGAATTATAGGAAAAAATGACTCCGGTAAGAGCACTCTCTGTCAAGCTATTGCTGGACTGGTGCCTAATTTTCATAAGGGAGCCTATGGTGGAAGGATCATGATCGATGAGCTGGAGGTAAAGAACGTGGATCTGGACGAGCTTTGCAAGAAGGTTGGCATCGTATTCCAGAATCCCTTTAACCAGGTGACCGGTTCCAAGCTTACAGTATATGAAGAAATTGCATTCGGGCTTGAGAACCTGGGAATCGAAAGGCAGGAAATGATACGTCGAATAGACGAGGCGATGGAGCTTTTGGATATCATGAAGTATAAGGATAGGGAACCCTTTGATTTATCGGGTGGACAGATGCAGCGTATGGCCATTGCCGGGATCATTGCAATGCAGCCGGAGGTCATCGTGCTGGACGAGCCCACTTCACAGCTTGACCCGCAGGGCAGAGAAGAAGTGTATCAAGCGGTACAGAAGCTTAGCAAAAAGGGAATTACCATATTTATGGTGGAACATAATATGGAGAAAATTGCCTCCTACAGCGATAGGGTCCTGCTTTTGGACGGCGGTAAGCTCATCGATTTCGATACTCCTCAGAGAATCTTTTCCAGAGAGGATTTGGATACGTACGGGGTGGAACCTCCTGCATTTATGAAGATCTGCAGGGAGTTGAACCTGAGAAATGCCAAGACGGGCTGCTATCCGGTAACTCTGGAGGAAGCTTACGATCTACTTAGCAAGGAAAGGAGGGAAATGTAG
- a CDS encoding energy-coupling factor transporter transmembrane component T yields the protein MKSISLYEEKGSLLNKMAPESKILYIVVALLLPAIMGSKWISVGFIVISACLLLISKVLKKTVPILSISGFVLLTVVIIQGIFRAGNVTPVFSIGPISFYKEGLGFALGIVINVLNILLSFCVLILTAKPSDIVENFVRKGFSPRFGYVFISVFQIIPQMTETMSTITDAQRSRGMETEGNLLVRIKAFLPLISPVVMSSLINTKERALALEVRGFNAKNKKTFINDEKKCGADRYIQIGMLILLVAGIVWRVAGWQ from the coding sequence ATGAAAAGTATTAGTTTGTATGAAGAAAAAGGTTCACTGCTGAATAAGATGGCGCCGGAAAGTAAAATACTCTATATCGTTGTCGCGCTCTTGCTGCCTGCTATCATGGGCAGCAAGTGGATCAGCGTCGGATTCATTGTCATCAGCGCTTGTTTGCTGCTCATATCGAAAGTACTTAAAAAGACTGTGCCGATTTTGAGCATTTCGGGCTTTGTCCTGCTTACTGTTGTTATCATTCAGGGAATATTCCGTGCCGGAAATGTTACTCCGGTGTTCAGCATCGGTCCCATCAGCTTTTATAAAGAAGGGCTGGGCTTTGCTTTGGGAATCGTAATTAATGTGCTCAATATCCTGCTGAGCTTCTGTGTGCTGATTCTTACTGCTAAGCCCTCTGATATTGTGGAAAATTTCGTGAGAAAGGGCTTTTCGCCCAGATTCGGGTACGTGTTCATATCTGTTTTTCAGATTATCCCGCAGATGACAGAAACCATGTCTACTATTACCGATGCCCAGAGAAGCAGAGGAATGGAGACGGAGGGAAATCTTCTGGTGCGTATCAAGGCGTTTCTGCCCTTGATTTCGCCGGTGGTCATGAGCTCGTTGATCAATACGAAGGAACGCGCCTTGGCGTTGGAGGTACGAGGATTTAATGCTAAAAATAAAAAGACATTTATAAATGATGAGAAAAAATGCGGTGCTGACAGATATATACAGATTGGGATGCTTATCCTGCTCGTCGCAGGCATTGTGTGGAGGGTTGCAGGATGGCAGTGA
- a CDS encoding ECF transporter S component, with product MSKNGKSLWSLKFNTATLVLIPAAIGINYLGKLFAGALKLPLWLDAIGTCLAAVLAGPIAGAICGAANNIIYGLTMDPISTVYALTNIAIGLVVGVLSYKGFMKNIKLSLLTAIIVGFVAVVVSTPLNMIFWGGTTGNIWGDAVYAWALSQNMPVFFASFLDEVIVDLPDKIAVILIVFGISKSLPKSLVALYQSGDTIESLDD from the coding sequence ATGAGTAAAAATGGAAAGAGTTTATGGTCACTGAAATTTAACACGGCGACGCTTGTATTGATTCCGGCGGCTATCGGAATCAACTATCTGGGCAAGCTGTTTGCAGGCGCGCTGAAGCTGCCGTTGTGGCTGGATGCCATCGGAACCTGTCTGGCAGCAGTGCTTGCAGGACCGATCGCAGGTGCGATCTGCGGCGCTGCCAATAACATCATCTACGGTCTTACCATGGACCCGATTTCGACGGTGTATGCCTTGACGAACATCGCTATCGGACTTGTAGTTGGTGTATTGTCCTATAAGGGCTTTATGAAAAACATCAAGTTGTCGCTGCTTACCGCCATCATAGTCGGTTTTGTCGCTGTTGTGGTATCTACGCCTCTGAACATGATTTTCTGGGGAGGAACTACCGGAAACATATGGGGTGACGCCGTTTATGCATGGGCGCTTTCACAGAATATGCCGGTATTTTTTGCGTCTTTTCTGGATGAGGTTATTGTAGACCTTCCGGACAAGATCGCGGTTATCCTGATCGTATTCGGAATCAGCAAGAGTCTGCCAAAGAGTCTGGTGGCGCTTTATCAGAGCGGAGATACTATTGAAAGTCTGGACGATTAA
- a CDS encoding nucleoside phosphorylase, translating to MEERQAHIRLSVQDGAKYAILPGDPGRIDHIKKFLSDAKELQYNREMRSASGYYKGIKVLAVSTGMGGASTGIAVEELHNIGVEYMIRIGSCGALDSSLHLGELVLVNGAVRDDGASKAYIEPIYPAIPDTRLLMATIRAAEEKGFPFHIGKARSHDSFYTDREDAIDAYWSAKGILGADMETAALFTIGALRGVKCASILNTVVEFEADLKQNINDYVDGESIVKQGEENEIIAALEAFVIQNNTNN from the coding sequence ATGGAAGAAAGACAAGCTCACATCCGCTTATCGGTGCAGGACGGAGCCAAATATGCGATTTTACCGGGAGATCCGGGAAGAATCGACCATATTAAGAAGTTTTTGTCGGATGCGAAGGAGCTCCAATATAATAGAGAAATGCGAAGTGCCAGTGGCTATTATAAGGGTATTAAGGTGCTGGCCGTTTCTACCGGAATGGGTGGAGCCTCCACCGGAATCGCTGTAGAAGAGCTGCATAATATCGGGGTGGAATATATGATTCGTATCGGAAGTTGTGGTGCCCTTGACTCCTCCCTTCATCTCGGAGAGCTGGTCCTCGTAAATGGGGCGGTGAGGGACGACGGAGCCTCCAAGGCTTATATTGAGCCGATATATCCGGCTATTCCTGATACCCGCCTTCTCATGGCTACTATCCGGGCTGCGGAGGAGAAAGGATTCCCCTTCCATATAGGGAAAGCGAGAAGCCATGACAGTTTTTATACCGATAGGGAGGATGCTATCGATGCCTACTGGTCGGCGAAGGGAATTCTGGGAGCAGATATGGAGACGGCCGCTCTGTTCACTATCGGGGCCCTGCGAGGAGTGAAATGCGCCTCCATTTTGAATACGGTGGTAGAGTTCGAGGCCGATCTGAAGCAGAATATCAATGATTACGTGGACGGAGAATCTATCGTAAAACAAGGCGAGGAAAATGAAATTATTGCAGCATTGGAAGCCTTTGTCATACAAAACAATACGAACAATTAA
- a CDS encoding NAD(P)/FAD-dependent oxidoreductase → MKRVLIIGAGPAGLTAAYELLTNRQADSHGNDDFEVVVFEESSAFGGISRTVNHNGNRMDMGGHRFFSKVPEVNQWWESMLPEQGKPSYDDILLSRSMPLAKGGPDPEKEDRVMLNRNRVSRIYFNRKFFDYPISLKFETIKNMGFITTIVVGFSYLKALIHKRKENSLEDFYINRFGRKLYSMFFENYTENLWGRNPSEIAPDWGAQRVKGLSIIAIIKDVFSKMLPGKENRKVETSLIEQFKYPKLGPGQLWEVTADEITRLGGKILKNSKVTGFTKDETGRIASLTYTYDGVTATMEGDIFISSMPVKDLVGGMNDVPKDISEIASGLPYRDYMTLGVLVPKLNLKNLTEMKTVGNIVPDCWIYVHDRTVDMGRLQIYNNWSPYMIKDLEHTVWVGLEYFCNEGDRFWSMSDDNFTEYAIAEMVKMRLIDDASEVLDSHVERVKKAYPAYFDTYNDMDKLIDYLNTIENLYCVGRNGQHRYNNIDHSMCTSFEAVKNIKNGIKDKSNIWSVNTEKEYHEESKTNELE, encoded by the coding sequence ATGAAAAGGGTTCTTATCATAGGCGCCGGCCCTGCGGGACTGACTGCAGCCTATGAATTGCTGACAAACAGACAAGCAGACAGCCATGGCAACGATGATTTCGAAGTGGTAGTATTCGAGGAAAGTTCCGCCTTCGGTGGTATCTCCAGAACAGTAAATCACAACGGAAACCGCATGGATATGGGAGGACACCGTTTCTTCTCAAAGGTTCCCGAGGTCAATCAGTGGTGGGAAAGCATGCTGCCGGAACAGGGTAAACCATCCTACGATGATATTCTGCTAAGCCGCTCCATGCCGCTTGCCAAGGGCGGTCCCGATCCGGAAAAAGAAGACCGCGTCATGCTGAACAGAAATCGCGTATCCCGCATTTATTTCAACCGGAAGTTCTTCGATTATCCCATTTCTTTAAAATTTGAAACTATTAAGAACATGGGATTTATTACGACCATTGTCGTTGGATTCAGCTATTTAAAAGCTCTGATCCATAAAAGAAAAGAAAATTCCCTGGAGGATTTTTATATCAACCGCTTTGGGCGGAAGCTTTATTCCATGTTCTTTGAAAATTACACAGAAAATCTCTGGGGGAGAAATCCCAGTGAAATCGCTCCCGATTGGGGGGCTCAACGCGTAAAGGGACTTTCTATCATCGCAATTATTAAGGATGTTTTCTCAAAGATGCTTCCGGGAAAAGAGAACCGCAAGGTTGAGACTTCTCTAATCGAACAGTTTAAATATCCTAAGCTCGGCCCCGGGCAGCTTTGGGAGGTGACTGCTGATGAAATCACCAGGCTTGGCGGGAAAATACTGAAAAACAGCAAAGTAACGGGCTTTACTAAGGACGAAACGGGCCGCATCGCATCTCTTACCTATACATACGACGGAGTAACCGCCACCATGGAGGGTGATATTTTTATCTCTTCCATGCCGGTCAAAGATCTGGTGGGCGGCATGAATGATGTGCCGAAGGACATCTCCGAAATAGCATCGGGACTTCCTTACCGCGATTATATGACCCTCGGCGTCCTCGTTCCAAAGCTGAACCTTAAAAATCTGACCGAAATGAAAACCGTGGGGAACATCGTTCCCGACTGTTGGATCTATGTTCATGACAGAACTGTAGATATGGGCCGTTTGCAGATATATAACAACTGGTCTCCTTATATGATTAAGGATCTGGAGCATACCGTATGGGTGGGACTGGAATACTTCTGTAATGAAGGCGATCGCTTCTGGTCCATGTCCGATGATAACTTCACAGAGTACGCTATTGCTGAAATGGTAAAGATGAGGCTTATCGATGATGCCTCCGAAGTGCTGGATTCCCATGTGGAACGTGTAAAGAAAGCATACCCTGCCTACTTCGACACCTACAATGATATGGATAAGCTCATCGATTACTTAAATACAATTGAAAACCTGTACTGCGTAGGCCGCAACGGACAGCATCGCTATAACAATATCGACCATTCTATGTGTACTTCCTTCGAAGCTGTAAAGAATATAAAGAACGGCATAAAGGATAAGAGCAATATATGGAGCGTGAACACGGAAAAAGAGTATCACGAAGAATCTAAAACCAATGAACTAGAATAA
- a CDS encoding SGNH/GDSL hydrolase family protein → MSGKLLVSESSDREKENDGVKSKKKKVIYMAAMVLAFVLMLTSCAADAGTEENIKENIEESTEENIKENIEGNIEENTTENTSDNSSEQTNSHNDSPELGPVQDEEQQPLSPWAGKKVSICGDSISTFTGYIPDYYSKFYPENGDITDVNDTWWIQVINRTGMELCRNASFSGSTVSGQSQDNHEGRYSCGNQRMADLASEEGNWPDVIIILMGANDLLNHIPLGAYDGVSAVEEGYIETFSEAYALMLDKMKTWYPDAEIYCCTIAEVSRWNDAGEKFPFMNEHGLTAKDYNASITAIAQEKGAKLIDVYNCGITYENAQEYTSDGTHPNAAGAKLIADKVCETFQ, encoded by the coding sequence ATGAGCGGAAAGCTTCTGGTTAGTGAAAGTTCGGACCGAGAGAAGGAGAATGATGGAGTGAAGTCTAAAAAGAAAAAAGTGATTTATATGGCGGCAATGGTATTAGCGTTTGTTTTGATGCTGACGTCCTGCGCAGCGGATGCCGGTACAGAAGAAAATATAAAAGAAAATATAGAAGAAAGCACAGAAGAAAATATAAAAGAAAATATAGAAGGAAACATAGAAGAAAATACAACGGAAAATACTTCAGATAATTCTTCAGAACAAACGAATTCACATAATGATTCTCCCGAGTTGGGACCTGTACAGGACGAAGAACAACAGCCTCTCTCTCCTTGGGCCGGCAAAAAAGTATCCATTTGCGGTGACAGTATTTCTACCTTTACTGGCTATATTCCCGACTACTACAGTAAATTTTATCCGGAAAACGGCGATATTACGGATGTGAACGATACCTGGTGGATACAGGTGATAAACAGAACCGGAATGGAGCTTTGCAGGAACGCATCCTTTTCGGGGAGTACGGTAAGCGGGCAGTCTCAGGACAATCATGAAGGAAGGTATTCCTGCGGCAACCAAAGGATGGCCGATCTGGCAAGCGAGGAAGGAAACTGGCCGGATGTAATCATCATTTTAATGGGAGCCAATGACTTGCTTAACCATATTCCGTTAGGAGCTTATGACGGCGTTTCGGCGGTGGAGGAGGGCTATATAGAGACCTTCAGCGAAGCTTATGCATTAATGTTAGATAAGATGAAGACATGGTATCCTGATGCCGAAATTTACTGCTGCACCATTGCGGAGGTATCCCGCTGGAACGATGCGGGAGAAAAGTTCCCGTTTATGAACGAGCATGGATTGACTGCGAAGGATTATAATGCTTCGATAACTGCCATTGCACAGGAAAAGGGAGCGAAGCTTATCGATGTGTATAACTGCGGGATAACTTATGAAAATGCGCAGGAATATACGAGCGACGGAACACATCCCAACGCGGCGGGAGCGAAGCTGATTGCGGATAAGGTCTGTGAGACCTTTCAATAG
- a CDS encoding radical SAM/SPASM domain-containing protein, producing MAVRIHNFLGRLGWSARKYLPMLSSESYLKLQFITRRKLQKNYIDHFMGKEEVPMPLVVNLETINRCNSTCEFCTANKNAEKRPYKRMEDELFYSIIDQLAEWGYKGHLTMYGNNEPWLDTRIVEFHKYAREKLPEAFIFMSTNGLLLDVDKVKSIIPYVDQLIINNYGLDMKLHDNIQVVYDYIKAHPQEFGDVDILIQMRYLKEVLTNRAGSAPNKKATDKVITETCLMPYTDMWIMPNGKLGICCCDNFEVTDLADLHDMPLKEAWNSKKYQQLRGAIRTGRQNYPFCKHCDFIDAGLRMDAVDDVLKNNGEAHGARQSMFKK from the coding sequence ATGGCAGTAAGAATACACAATTTTTTGGGAAGATTAGGGTGGAGCGCGAGAAAGTATCTTCCGATGCTGTCCAGCGAAAGCTATCTGAAGCTTCAGTTTATAACGAGAAGGAAATTACAGAAAAATTACATAGATCACTTTATGGGAAAAGAAGAGGTTCCCATGCCGTTAGTTGTAAATTTGGAGACGATCAATCGCTGCAACAGCACGTGTGAGTTCTGTACAGCTAACAAAAATGCGGAGAAGCGGCCATATAAGCGAATGGAGGATGAGTTGTTCTACAGTATTATCGACCAGCTTGCAGAGTGGGGATATAAAGGACATCTGACGATGTATGGAAACAATGAACCGTGGCTGGACACCCGCATTGTGGAATTCCATAAATATGCCAGGGAAAAGCTTCCTGAGGCGTTCATTTTCATGTCTACGAACGGACTTTTACTGGATGTGGACAAGGTGAAGTCGATTATTCCTTATGTGGATCAGCTCATTATAAATAACTACGGTCTGGACATGAAGCTGCACGATAATATTCAGGTGGTCTACGATTATATCAAGGCTCATCCGCAGGAGTTCGGGGACGTGGATATACTGATCCAGATGCGCTATTTAAAAGAGGTACTTACAAACCGTGCGGGCAGCGCTCCGAATAAGAAAGCCACTGATAAGGTGATTACGGAGACCTGTCTTATGCCTTACACAGATATGTGGATTATGCCGAACGGGAAATTGGGAATCTGCTGCTGTGATAATTTTGAGGTGACGGACTTGGCGGATTTGCATGATATGCCTTTAAAAGAGGCATGGAACAGCAAGAAGTATCAGCAGCTTCGAGGGGCGATCCGGACGGGAAGACAGAACTATCCGTTCTGCAAGCACTGCGACTTTATCGATGCGGGACTGCGCATGGATGCGGTAGACGACGTGCTTAAAAATAATGGTGAGGCACACGGGGCGAGACAGTCCATGTTTAAAAAGTAG
- a CDS encoding DUF2142 domain-containing protein, translated as MKGLTFKREENGKGWERTGEIIFYLLVFLAIACFAMLQTYGDPPDEINRFKVVNFIRNHGRLPYGGDPEVILNGYGASYAFQPILTYMIQGYLLRFLGLFTTDGYVLLLAARMVNVCFGVLMAYYVRLISKEVWKNPYIQWTFTLLVVFLPQNIFIHSYVNTDSMAMLSVAMIFYALLRARRRRYDKKDCILLATGIILCAMSYYNAYGIILSAILIFIINFVYMASGQEGGAGKKKLEVKWREMLRKGGFISVIVLLGIGWWFVRNAFLYGGDFIAMNARLECAIETATAEFNPLTRFTYQKEGIPLTEMLFDTGYITLLRDSFIAMFGPMLIPTHGLIYIFYKRLWIIACVLAVMPVKKIGAKLSRRESSAGEGEKYLSEEASIWGYSYDTSRKDSVAFYACMALFCIITIGLSIYYSYTWEFQPQGRYILPVLIPFMHLVTIGVQKACIALEWFRMRVIGKVLCIGIMAYVMLAFAYSLFDRFMPYYLQGENMLSMYGKVLL; from the coding sequence ATGAAAGGCCTGACATTTAAACGGGAAGAGAATGGAAAAGGGTGGGAACGGACAGGCGAGATTATTTTTTATTTGCTCGTTTTTCTGGCGATTGCCTGCTTTGCGATGCTTCAGACTTATGGAGATCCGCCGGATGAAATCAACCGGTTTAAGGTGGTAAATTTCATCAGGAATCACGGAAGGCTGCCTTATGGAGGGGATCCGGAGGTGATTTTAAACGGTTATGGGGCTTCTTATGCTTTTCAGCCGATATTGACATATATGATACAAGGATATCTGCTCCGTTTTCTTGGGCTGTTTACTACGGATGGATATGTGCTCCTTCTTGCGGCGCGGATGGTAAATGTGTGTTTCGGCGTATTGATGGCATATTATGTGCGCCTTATTTCTAAGGAGGTGTGGAAGAATCCGTATATCCAGTGGACTTTCACGCTTTTGGTAGTCTTTTTACCGCAGAATATTTTTATTCATTCCTATGTCAACACAGATTCTATGGCGATGCTGTCGGTAGCGATGATATTTTATGCTCTTTTACGCGCCAGGCGGCGCCGCTATGATAAGAAGGACTGTATCCTGCTGGCGACGGGAATTATATTGTGCGCAATGTCTTATTATAATGCTTATGGCATTATTTTGTCGGCGATACTTATCTTTATTATAAATTTTGTATATATGGCGTCTGGGCAGGAAGGCGGTGCCGGGAAAAAGAAGCTGGAGGTAAAGTGGCGGGAGATGCTCCGAAAGGGAGGCTTTATATCCGTTATTGTCCTGCTCGGTATCGGATGGTGGTTTGTTCGCAATGCGTTTCTTTACGGCGGGGATTTTATAGCGATGAATGCCCGCCTGGAATGTGCGATAGAAACCGCTACAGCGGAGTTTAATCCGCTGACACGTTTTACCTATCAGAAAGAGGGAATTCCCTTGACTGAGATGCTGTTTGATACGGGATATATTACTCTGCTCAGAGACAGTTTCATCGCGATGTTCGGGCCGATGCTGATTCCCACCCATGGGCTGATCTATATATTTTATAAGCGTCTGTGGATAATAGCCTGCGTGCTGGCAGTTATGCCCGTTAAGAAAATAGGGGCGAAGCTTTCAAGAAGAGAGAGCAGTGCCGGAGAAGGCGAAAAGTATCTGTCAGAGGAAGCTTCTATATGGGGGTATTCCTACGATACGAGTAGAAAAGACTCGGTTGCTTTTTATGCCTGTATGGCGTTATTTTGTATCATAACGATTGGACTCAGCATTTATTATTCCTATACGTGGGAATTCCAGCCTCAGGGGAGGTATATCCTGCCGGTCTTGATTCCGTTCATGCATTTGGTGACAATAGGAGTTCAAAAGGCATGCATAGCTCTTGAATGGTTTCGGATGAGGGTCATCGGCAAAGTGCTTTGTATTGGAATCATGGCATATGTGATGCTTGCCTTTGCCTACAGTCTTTTTGACCGCTTCATGCCATATTATCTGCAGGGAGAAAACATGCTTTCTATGTATGGGAAAGTGCTCCTATAA